The proteins below are encoded in one region of Bacteroides uniformis:
- a CDS encoding O-acetylhomoserine aminocarboxypropyltransferase/cysteine synthase family protein, with translation MAKQFKPETLCVQAGWTPKKGEPRVLPIYQSTTFKYDTSEQMARLFDLEDSGYFYTRLQNPTNDAVAAKIAALEGGVAAMLTSSGQAANFYAIFNICQAGDHFVCSSTIYGGTFNLFGVTLKKLGIDVTFVNPDASEEEISAAFRPNTKALFGETISNPTLEVLDIEKFARIAHSHGVPLIVDNTFPTPINCRPFEWGADIVVHSTTKYMDGHATSVGGAIVDSGNFDWDAHADKFPGLCTPDESYHGLTYTKAFGKMAYITKATAQLMRDLGSIQSPQNAFLLNLGLETLHLRMPQHCKNAQAVAEYLAQNDKVAWVNYCGLPGDKYYEQAQKYMPNGSCGVVTFGLKGGREESIKFMDSLKLAAIVTHVADARTCVLHPASHTHRQLTDEQLMEAGVRPDLIRFSVGIENAEDIIADIEQALNA, from the coding sequence ATGGCAAAGCAATTCAAGCCGGAGACGCTGTGCGTACAAGCCGGATGGACTCCTAAAAAGGGCGAGCCCCGTGTACTCCCCATCTATCAAAGTACAACTTTCAAATATGATACCAGCGAACAGATGGCACGCTTGTTCGACCTTGAAGACAGCGGCTATTTCTATACCCGCCTGCAGAACCCTACGAACGATGCTGTAGCCGCCAAGATTGCCGCCCTCGAAGGTGGTGTGGCCGCTATGCTGACATCCAGCGGACAAGCAGCCAACTTCTATGCCATTTTCAATATCTGCCAGGCAGGAGACCATTTTGTTTGCTCCTCTACCATCTATGGCGGAACATTCAACCTCTTCGGAGTAACTTTGAAGAAATTGGGCATCGACGTCACTTTCGTCAACCCGGATGCCAGCGAGGAAGAAATTTCCGCTGCTTTCCGCCCCAATACCAAGGCCCTATTCGGCGAAACCATCTCCAACCCTACGCTCGAAGTGCTCGATATAGAGAAGTTTGCCCGCATTGCCCACAGCCACGGCGTGCCCTTGATTGTGGACAACACCTTCCCTACCCCTATCAACTGCCGCCCGTTTGAGTGGGGTGCCGACATCGTAGTACACTCTACCACCAAATACATGGACGGACATGCCACCAGCGTAGGTGGAGCCATTGTAGACAGCGGTAACTTCGATTGGGATGCACACGCCGACAAATTCCCCGGACTGTGCACACCGGACGAGTCTTACCACGGACTGACTTATACGAAAGCCTTCGGCAAAATGGCTTACATCACCAAGGCTACAGCCCAACTGATGCGCGACCTGGGCAGCATCCAGTCTCCACAAAACGCATTCCTACTGAACCTGGGTCTGGAAACACTGCACCTGCGTATGCCCCAACATTGCAAGAATGCACAAGCGGTAGCCGAGTATCTTGCCCAGAACGACAAAGTGGCTTGGGTGAATTATTGTGGTCTGCCGGGCGACAAATACTACGAGCAGGCACAGAAGTACATGCCGAACGGCTCTTGCGGCGTTGTCACCTTCGGCTTGAAGGGCGGACGGGAAGAGTCTATCAAGTTTATGGATTCACTGAAACTGGCAGCCATCGTGACTCATGTGGCCGATGCACGTACTTGCGTGCTGCACCCAGCCAGCCATACACACCGCCAGTTGACAGACGAGCAACTGATGGAGGCAGGTGTACGCCCCGACCTGATTCGCTTCTCGGTAGGTATAGAGAATGCAGAGGATATTATTGCGGATATAGAACAAGCGCTGAACGCTTGA
- a CDS encoding N-acetylmuramoyl-L-alanine amidase family protein: MMNNWNMKRIFCLLTILFCTLFAFNASAQEERDSPRRGEGISVFLERNKRLGRAYYKEFLELNKKLLKGKEELRLGVKYVLPPLSKPVGNGKKTINEPLFGKALASVKVTSNRLQGACFYVVSGHGGPDPGAIGRIGKIELHEDEYAYDVALRLARNLMQEGAEVRIIIQDAKDGIRDDKYLSNSKRETCMGAPIPLNQVARLRQRCAKINEFYKKDRKNYKYCRAIFLHVDSRSKSHQTDVFFYHSKSKPDSKRLAKTMKKTFESKYDKHQPNRGFTGTVSARNLYVLANTSPASVFVELGNIQNTFDQRRFVISSNRQALAKWMMEGFITDYKKAK, translated from the coding sequence ATGATGAATAATTGGAATATGAAACGCATATTTTGTTTACTGACCATCCTCTTTTGTACTTTGTTTGCTTTTAATGCTTCGGCTCAGGAAGAGCGGGATAGTCCGAGACGTGGAGAAGGAATCTCTGTTTTCCTGGAACGTAACAAGCGCCTGGGGAGAGCCTATTATAAGGAGTTTTTGGAGCTGAACAAGAAACTTCTTAAAGGGAAGGAGGAATTGCGGCTGGGAGTGAAGTATGTACTGCCCCCATTATCAAAGCCGGTTGGCAATGGGAAGAAGACAATCAATGAACCTTTGTTCGGGAAAGCGCTTGCCAGTGTAAAAGTGACATCCAACCGTTTGCAGGGCGCTTGTTTTTATGTAGTGAGCGGGCATGGAGGCCCCGACCCCGGAGCTATCGGCAGAATCGGCAAAATAGAACTGCATGAAGATGAGTATGCGTATGATGTGGCTTTGCGCCTTGCCCGTAACTTGATGCAAGAGGGGGCGGAAGTCCGTATCATTATCCAGGATGCTAAAGACGGAATCCGTGATGACAAGTACCTTTCCAACAGCAAACGTGAGACGTGCATGGGAGCTCCCATACCCTTGAACCAAGTGGCACGTCTCCGGCAACGTTGCGCCAAAATCAATGAGTTTTACAAGAAGGACCGCAAGAACTATAAATATTGCCGTGCCATTTTTCTTCATGTGGACAGTCGCAGTAAGAGCCATCAGACCGATGTGTTCTTTTACCACTCTAAAAGCAAGCCCGACAGCAAGCGTCTGGCTAAGACCATGAAGAAAACTTTCGAATCGAAATATGACAAGCACCAGCCCAACCGTGGGTTTACCGGAACTGTCAGCGCACGCAATCTTTATGTGTTAGCCAATACTTCTCCCGCTTCCGTATTCGTGGAATTGGGAAATATCCAGAACACTTTTGACCAGCGCCGTTTTGTAATCAGTTCGAACCGCCAGGCCTTGGCCAAGTGGATGATGGAGGGTTTCATCACGGATTATAAAAAGGCGAAATAA